A part of Planococcus sp. MB-3u-03 genomic DNA contains:
- a CDS encoding TetR/AcrR family transcriptional regulator — protein MTDSGLRDMKKIATRQALAEAAFNLAVEHGVDGFVVEDIVKTAGYSRRTFANYFSCKEEAIANSLTMNDYLERDDQFTFSTEMYTPLDTIELYIRGSFTINKLRRLNQLISLSRNSPTLKLYVTGALMEVQNFAKRGISEEFGSDYPEEYYHILIGAVFGAILPVLDESIAVKLPEDGEQDEADNEFNQYIDIVFGHLRKGFN, from the coding sequence ATGACTGACAGCGGTTTGCGGGATATGAAAAAAATAGCGACACGCCAAGCCTTGGCCGAAGCTGCTTTTAACTTAGCGGTGGAGCACGGTGTGGACGGGTTTGTTGTGGAAGATATCGTTAAAACGGCAGGCTATTCACGCCGGACATTCGCCAATTATTTTTCATGCAAGGAAGAAGCGATCGCCAACTCCTTGACGATGAATGATTATTTAGAGCGCGACGACCAATTCACATTCTCCACGGAAATGTATACGCCCTTGGATACCATCGAGTTATATATCCGCGGAAGTTTCACGATCAACAAACTAAGGCGTCTCAACCAGCTCATTTCACTGTCGCGCAACTCCCCGACGCTGAAGCTCTATGTCACAGGCGCGTTGATGGAAGTACAAAATTTTGCGAAACGCGGCATCAGCGAAGAGTTCGGCAGCGATTATCCAGAAGAGTATTACCATATTCTGATCGGCGCCGTATTCGGTGCGATCTTGCCGGTGCTCGATGAAAGCATCGCCGTCAAATTGCCGGAAGACGGGGAACAGGACGAAGCCGATAACGAATTTAACCAGTACATCGATATCGTCTTTGGCCACTTACGAAAAGGCTTTAACTAA
- a CDS encoding Type 1 glutamine amidotransferase-like domain-containing protein, with protein sequence MKTHYYLGWFTDFFPENLSKALREDLPERKSLVMVSSDPSDAEVDGAVERSWLDQAGISFDEYHLIDSSVEQEVAHALIRNASAIFLLGGDTLKQNRFLTEEYELAEPIKTSAALVMGASAGAINMSAKWKCSERFGYPVGMDVVCDGLALDPFSVLSHFDLENNMELVQEELSALSDEMNVYASNKDCALRSKGGHIDILGDVYVMSRSNIRKLDETF encoded by the coding sequence ATGAAAACCCATTATTATTTAGGTTGGTTTACTGATTTCTTCCCGGAGAACCTAAGCAAAGCCTTAAGGGAAGACCTTCCAGAACGGAAATCGCTCGTGATGGTCAGTTCGGATCCATCAGATGCTGAAGTGGACGGCGCTGTGGAACGTTCCTGGTTAGATCAGGCAGGCATTTCATTCGATGAATATCATTTAATCGATTCGAGTGTAGAGCAGGAAGTGGCCCATGCCTTAATCAGAAATGCCTCGGCCATTTTCCTATTGGGCGGAGATACCCTTAAGCAAAACCGGTTTTTGACGGAGGAGTACGAATTGGCAGAGCCAATCAAAACGAGCGCCGCCTTGGTCATGGGGGCCAGTGCCGGAGCGATCAATATGTCCGCCAAATGGAAATGCTCGGAACGCTTTGGATATCCTGTTGGCATGGACGTTGTTTGCGACGGCCTCGCGCTAGACCCTTTCTCCGTGCTGTCCCATTTCGACCTCGAAAACAATATGGAACTCGTACAAGAAGAACTCTCTGCCCTGTCGGATGAGATGAACGTGTATGCGTCAAATAAAGACTGTGCCTTGCGCTCAAAAGGCGGCCATATCGATATTTTAGGGGATGTCTATGTCATGTCGCGCTCAAACATCCGGAAATTAGATGAGACTTTTTAG
- a CDS encoding YhdH/YhfP family quinone oxidoreductase, producing MDLFKAIVIKQQEDEVTYGVEQISEDQLSQGDVLVKVAYSSINYKDMLAVQKKGGVIRDYPMIPGIDFSGTVVHTADGRFQQGQEVIVTGFEMGMSHTGGFSEYARVPAEWIVPLPDGLSLKDAMVFGTAGFTAALSIQALEQNGMDPKNNPELLVTGSTGGVGSVALQILSKIGYTNITALVRKDHQVDVAKSLGANEVIFPDDLGELKKPLNKQKFDYVLDTVGGDVASVLIPQISYGGSMSMCGNAAGLQLTATVLPFILRGVNLLGIDSVNVPIEKRGAIWDKMSADWNITQTTLTDEVSLEQIPDTIEAIKNGEHLGRTIVNCQNA from the coding sequence ATGGATTTATTTAAAGCGATTGTCATTAAACAGCAAGAAGATGAAGTGACCTACGGCGTGGAACAAATCAGTGAAGACCAATTATCGCAAGGAGACGTCTTGGTGAAAGTGGCGTATTCGTCAATCAATTACAAGGATATGCTCGCGGTGCAGAAAAAAGGCGGAGTCATCCGCGATTACCCGATGATTCCCGGAATCGATTTCAGCGGAACGGTTGTACATACAGCGGACGGGCGATTCCAGCAAGGCCAGGAAGTGATTGTCACAGGATTTGAGATGGGAATGAGCCACACCGGCGGGTTCTCTGAATATGCCCGCGTGCCGGCCGAGTGGATCGTGCCTTTGCCGGACGGCTTGAGCTTGAAAGACGCTATGGTGTTCGGGACGGCAGGATTCACGGCGGCATTGTCCATCCAAGCACTCGAACAAAACGGTATGGACCCAAAAAACAATCCGGAGCTATTGGTGACAGGATCGACTGGCGGCGTCGGAAGCGTCGCGCTGCAGATTCTATCCAAAATCGGCTACACCAATATCACGGCCTTGGTGCGCAAAGACCATCAAGTGGACGTGGCGAAATCGCTCGGCGCAAACGAAGTCATTTTCCCGGATGATCTGGGCGAACTGAAAAAGCCATTGAACAAGCAAAAATTCGATTATGTCCTCGATACCGTCGGCGGCGATGTGGCATCGGTCCTCATCCCGCAAATTTCTTATGGCGGTAGCATGAGCATGTGCGGCAACGCAGCTGGCCTTCAACTGACGGCGACGGTGCTGCCGTTCATCCTAAGAGGCGTCAATTTGCTTGGCATCGATTCAGTCAATGTGCCGATCGAAAAACGCGGCGCCATCTGGGACAAGATGTCAGCCGACTGGAACATCACCCAAACAACCTTGACGGACGAAGTCTCGCTCGAACAAATTCCTGATACGATCGAGGCGATCAAAAACGGGGAGCATTTAGGGAGAACGATCGTTAATTGCCAAAATGCTTAA
- a CDS encoding TetR/AcrR family transcriptional regulator, whose protein sequence is MSKPNTKVALIQAASRLFRLHGYEGISLNDILKEINIPKGSLYHYFPNGKEELAVEAIHHTKDIVLAWIEESFEQIGDPVKAVQDHIHQLAALLKDETEQVGFPIGTIAAEKYSTNEPIRSACQTAFEEWSELYSTKFFEAGYSEKQAKDYGVFILAAIEGGILLSLTTKSEESLLIIADQIPFILSKREN, encoded by the coding sequence ATGTCTAAACCCAATACGAAAGTGGCGTTGATCCAGGCTGCTTCCAGATTGTTCCGCCTGCACGGCTACGAAGGGATCAGTCTTAACGATATTTTAAAAGAGATCAATATTCCTAAAGGCTCCTTGTACCATTATTTCCCTAATGGCAAAGAAGAGCTGGCTGTCGAAGCCATTCACCATACCAAAGATATTGTTTTGGCATGGATTGAAGAGTCGTTCGAACAAATCGGCGATCCTGTCAAAGCGGTGCAAGACCATATTCATCAGCTGGCCGCTCTATTGAAAGATGAGACAGAACAAGTCGGGTTTCCGATTGGAACGATTGCGGCTGAAAAATATTCGACCAATGAACCGATCAGGTCCGCGTGCCAAACGGCATTCGAAGAGTGGAGTGAACTATACTCCACTAAGTTTTTTGAAGCAGGATACAGTGAAAAGCAGGCTAAAGATTACGGAGTTTTCATTCTGGCCGCGATCGAGGGAGGCATTCTTCTTTCACTTACTACCAAAAGCGAGGAATCGCTTTTAATCATCGCCGATCAAATTCCTTTCATCTTGTCAAAAAGAGAGAATTAG
- a CDS encoding DHA2 family efflux MFS transporter permease subunit has protein sequence MATIAGQQQETIKTTPILISFLIAGFIGLFSETALNMALGDLIQQFGVGSSTIQWLTTGYLLTLGILVPVSGLLLQWFSTRQLFIAALAFSVTGTLIAALAPSFSILMVARVIQAIGTGLLLPLMFNTILLIFPIHRRGAIMGLMGLVIMFAPAIGPTISGFLIENLSWHWIFWVSLPFLVFALVFGIMFMQNVSVITKPKIDITSIVLSSLGFGGIVYGFSTAGESGWGSFIVIASIAVGFVSLFLFSIRQFKMDQPMINLRVFKYPMFTLGLAAVFIAFMVILSSAILLPLYLQTGLGLAAVTAGLILLPGGVLNGLMSPITGRIYDKYGPRGLVIPGFSIIIITLWNLSGVTTATTAVTIVVLNTLLMVGVSLVMMPAQTNALNQLPKDLYPDGTALMNTLQQVSGAIGTAVAITIMSSTQSTYMQTVSDPNSASAIPEALTAGVQNAFTFGLVLAVIGLVISFFIKSVHLAKEEAPQRKVVENT, from the coding sequence ATGGCAACAATAGCAGGACAGCAACAAGAAACCATCAAAACGACCCCTATTTTAATTTCATTCTTAATCGCTGGCTTCATTGGATTGTTCAGTGAGACTGCGCTCAATATGGCATTGGGTGATTTAATCCAACAATTCGGCGTAGGGTCGTCCACCATCCAATGGCTCACGACCGGATACTTGCTGACACTCGGCATACTGGTCCCTGTGTCGGGCTTATTGCTGCAATGGTTCAGCACAAGACAGCTATTCATTGCCGCGCTGGCCTTTTCAGTGACCGGCACCTTGATCGCTGCACTGGCGCCGAGCTTCAGCATTCTCATGGTGGCTCGTGTCATCCAGGCAATCGGAACAGGCTTGCTGTTGCCGCTCATGTTCAACACGATTCTATTGATCTTCCCTATTCATCGCAGAGGGGCGATTATGGGATTGATGGGCTTGGTGATCATGTTCGCTCCGGCGATCGGGCCGACGATTTCCGGATTTTTAATTGAAAACTTAAGCTGGCATTGGATTTTCTGGGTGTCTCTTCCGTTTCTAGTGTTTGCACTAGTTTTCGGCATCATGTTCATGCAGAACGTCAGCGTGATTACAAAACCTAAGATCGACATCACTTCCATCGTGCTGTCTTCCCTTGGGTTTGGCGGGATTGTCTATGGATTCAGTACCGCTGGGGAAAGCGGCTGGGGCAGCTTCATCGTCATCGCATCTATTGCGGTTGGATTTGTCTCATTGTTCTTGTTCTCCATCCGGCAATTTAAAATGGACCAGCCAATGATCAACCTCCGCGTCTTTAAATACCCTATGTTCACACTCGGGCTCGCGGCTGTGTTTATCGCGTTCATGGTCATCCTGTCATCAGCTATTCTGCTGCCGCTGTATTTGCAGACGGGACTTGGCTTGGCAGCTGTCACAGCCGGGCTCATCCTCCTGCCGGGCGGCGTGTTAAATGGATTGATGTCACCGATTACCGGGCGGATTTACGATAAATACGGGCCGAGAGGATTGGTCATTCCCGGATTTTCCATCATCATCATTACCTTGTGGAACTTATCAGGCGTCACGACCGCCACGACCGCAGTCACAATCGTCGTCTTGAATACTCTTTTGATGGTCGGGGTTTCATTGGTGATGATGCCTGCCCAAACCAATGCGTTGAATCAATTGCCAAAAGACTTGTATCCAGATGGCACCGCTTTGATGAACACCCTTCAGCAAGTATCAGGCGCCATCGGGACAGCGGTCGCCATTACCATCATGTCATCGACACAATCGACCTATATGCAAACTGTATCCGATCCAAACAGCGCTTCCGCTATTCCCGAAGCACTGACTGCCGGCGTGCAAAATGCCTTTACATTCGGTTTGGTGCTCGCTGTGATCGGCTTGGTGATTTCTTTCTTCATCAAATCCGTCCACCTGGCCAAAGAAGAAGCACCTCAAAGAAAAGTTGTCGAAAACACTTAA
- the aldA gene encoding aldehyde dehydrogenase: MQTHQMYVNGEYIKSTGDEWIDIINPATEQVISKIPKGTEEDVDKAVEAAHQAQQAWELKPNIERGKIVRKLGDKIAENRDKFIDLLQEEQGKDYELASGEVDLAIDYFHYMSEWARRIEGEIVPSDRPNENILVYKKPIGVVAGIIPWNFPVFILARKVATALVTGCTIVIKPSQQTPNTAMEFTKIVDAMEEIPKGVYNVVTGTGSEIGNAMASHKKVQMITMTGSLPAGTKVMEAAAQNITKVNLELGGKAPAIVTQHADLDLAAKAITTSRLANGGQACTNAERLYVHESVAEELSQKLIQAFEATKLGDPRESKDVTMGPLISQDRLETVEGMVKDAVSQGATVATGGERADLAGFFYKPTILTNVTHDSDIMREEIFGPVLPMTTFSTIEEAIEMANDTVFGLSSSIYTDDLNEAMRVVNEMKFGETYVNRENFEAVQGYHAGMRQSGLGGADGKHGMEDFLATQVVYMQYKK, encoded by the coding sequence TTGCAAACTCACCAAATGTATGTGAACGGCGAATATATAAAGTCTACTGGAGACGAATGGATCGACATCATCAACCCGGCAACGGAACAAGTGATTTCTAAGATTCCTAAAGGAACGGAAGAAGATGTGGATAAGGCAGTAGAAGCGGCGCATCAGGCACAACAGGCTTGGGAATTGAAACCGAATATCGAACGCGGGAAAATTGTCCGCAAGCTGGGCGATAAGATCGCTGAAAACCGTGATAAATTTATCGACTTATTGCAGGAAGAGCAAGGAAAAGACTATGAACTGGCAAGCGGCGAAGTCGACTTGGCGATTGATTACTTCCATTATATGTCCGAATGGGCACGACGCATCGAGGGGGAAATCGTCCCAAGCGACCGCCCGAATGAAAATATCTTAGTCTACAAGAAGCCGATCGGCGTCGTGGCAGGCATTATCCCTTGGAATTTCCCGGTATTCATCCTGGCACGGAAAGTCGCGACAGCGCTCGTCACTGGCTGCACAATCGTCATCAAACCGAGCCAGCAAACACCGAATACTGCAATGGAATTCACGAAAATCGTCGACGCGATGGAAGAAATTCCAAAAGGCGTCTACAATGTGGTAACCGGAACCGGTTCTGAGATTGGCAACGCAATGGCTTCGCATAAAAAAGTCCAAATGATCACGATGACAGGAAGCTTGCCAGCCGGCACGAAAGTAATGGAAGCGGCAGCGCAAAACATCACCAAGGTCAATCTCGAACTTGGCGGCAAAGCGCCAGCCATCGTCACACAGCATGCAGATTTGGACCTGGCCGCAAAAGCCATCACCACATCGAGACTCGCAAATGGCGGACAGGCGTGTACGAATGCGGAGCGCCTTTATGTCCATGAAAGCGTGGCAGAAGAGCTCAGCCAAAAACTTATCCAGGCATTTGAAGCGACCAAGCTTGGCGACCCGAGAGAAAGCAAAGACGTAACAATGGGGCCGCTGATTAGCCAGGACCGTTTGGAAACTGTCGAAGGCATGGTTAAAGATGCAGTGTCGCAAGGGGCGACCGTTGCGACAGGCGGGGAACGCGCGGATCTGGCCGGGTTCTTCTACAAGCCAACTATTTTAACGAACGTGACGCACGATTCCGATATCATGCGCGAAGAGATTTTCGGGCCGGTGCTTCCGATGACCACCTTCAGTACAATAGAAGAAGCGATTGAAATGGCCAACGATACGGTCTTCGGCTTGTCTTCTTCTATCTATACAGACGACTTGAACGAAGCAATGCGCGTCGTCAATGAAATGAAGTTCGGCGAGACTTACGTCAACCGCGAAAACTTCGAAGCAGTGCAAGGCTATCACGCCGGCATGCGCCAATCCGGCCTCGGCGGTGCGGACGGCAAGCACGGCATGGAAGACTTCCTTGCGACACAAGTTGTTTATATGCAGTATAAAAAATAA
- a CDS encoding peptidase E, which produces MKQIIALGGGGFSMEPDNPLLDLYILEQSPKKTPKICFIPTASGDADSYIARFYDFFEQQSCEPTHLSLFKPPAQDLEEFVLSQDILYVGGGNTKNLLALWREWGLDRIIEKAWNQGIILAGISAGSICWFEQGVTDSYGDELHQLDCLGFLTGSNCPHYDGETHRRPTFQRLLKHGQIKPGLAADDGVALHFTGQDLHSAVSSRPYAKAYRVGEGYEHELETKFLGNPDAV; this is translated from the coding sequence ATGAAACAGATTATCGCACTAGGCGGAGGCGGCTTCTCGATGGAGCCTGACAATCCACTCCTCGATTTATACATATTGGAGCAATCACCGAAAAAAACGCCAAAGATCTGCTTTATCCCAACTGCGAGCGGGGACGCGGACAGCTATATCGCGCGCTTCTACGATTTCTTCGAACAACAAAGCTGCGAGCCGACGCATCTGTCATTATTCAAGCCGCCCGCACAAGATCTGGAAGAGTTTGTCTTGTCGCAGGACATTTTGTATGTCGGCGGGGGCAATACGAAAAACTTGCTTGCGTTGTGGCGGGAATGGGGCTTGGACCGGATCATTGAAAAAGCTTGGAATCAAGGAATTATCCTGGCAGGCATCAGTGCGGGATCGATTTGCTGGTTCGAACAAGGCGTCACCGATTCTTATGGCGATGAGCTTCATCAATTGGACTGCTTAGGGTTTTTGACCGGCAGCAATTGCCCCCATTACGACGGGGAAACACACCGGCGTCCGACGTTTCAACGGCTGCTGAAGCACGGGCAGATCAAGCCAGGGCTCGCGGCGGATGACGGCGTGGCGCTTCATTTTACTGGACAGGACTTGCATAGCGCTGTCAGTTCACGCCCTTACGCCAAGGCTTACCGTGTAGGCGAGGGATATGAACATGAACTGGAAACTAAGTTTCTGGGAAACCCTGACGCTGTGTAA